In Eschrichtius robustus isolate mEscRob2 chromosome 11, mEscRob2.pri, whole genome shotgun sequence, the following proteins share a genomic window:
- the FAM181B gene encoding protein FAM181B, with product MAVQAALLSTHPFVPFGFGGSPDGLGGAFGALDKGCCFEDEETGTPAGALLAGAEGGDVREATRDLLSFIDSASSNIKLALDKPGKSKRKVNHRKYLQKQIKRCSGLMGAAPPGPPSPGAADTPAKRPLAAASAQTVPVQAHGKAAPRREASQAAAAASLQSRSLAALFDSLRHVPGGADPAGAAEAAPAAGLVGAGAGGLGGDAAGPAGGPAVPGARKVPLRARNLPPSFFTEPSRAGGVGCGPSGPGVSLGDLEKGAEAAEFFELLGPDYGAGTEAGVLLAAEPLDVFLTGAAVLRGPPDLEPGLFEPPPAMGGSLLYPEPWSAPGGLTTKKSPLAAPRGGLTLNEPLRPLYPAAADSPGGDDGPGLLASFTPFFSDCALPPPPPPPQVSYDYSAGYSRTAYASLWRPDGIWEGALGEEGAHRD from the coding sequence ATGGCAGTCCAGGCGGCGCTCCTCAGCACGCACCCCTTCGTCCCCTTCGGCTTCGGGGGCTCCCCTGACGGGCTGGGAGGCGCCTTCGGAGCCCTGGACAAGGGTTGCTGTTTCGAGGATGAGGAGACCGGGACACCGGCGGGCGCACTGCTGGCGGGCGCCGAGGGCGGGGACGTCCGCGAGGCCACCCGCGACCTGCTCAGCTTCATCGACTCGGCGTCCAGCAACATCAAGCTGGCGTTGGACAAGCCCGGCAAGTCGAAGCGGAAGGTGAACCACCGCAAGTACCTGCAGAAGCAGATCAAGCGCTGCAGCGGCCTCATGGGCGCCGCGCCCCCGGGCCCGCCCTCCCCGGGCGCCGCCGACACGCCCGCCAAGCGGCCGCTCGCCGCCGCCAGCGCCCAGACGGTCCCGGTCCAGGCCCACGGCAAGGCGGCCCCCCGGCGGGAGGCGTCGCAGGCCGCGGCGGCCGCCAGCCTGCAAAGCCGGAGCCTGGCCGCGCTCTTCGACTCGCTGCGCCACGTCCCCGGGGGCGCAGATCCTGCCGGGGCTGCGGAGGCGGCGCCCGCGGCCGGGCTCGTGGGAGCGGGCGCTGGGGGCTTGGGAGGGGACGCGGCCGGCCCCGCAGGGGGTCCGGCCGTCCCCGGCGCCAGGAAGGTCCCGCTGCGGGCCCGCAACCTGCCCCCGTCCTTCTTCACCGAGCCGTCCCGGGCGGGCGGCGTCGGGTGCGGCCCGTCGGGGCCCGGCGTGAGCTTGGGCGACCTGGAGAAGGGCGCCGAGGCCGCGGAGTTCTTCGAGCTGCTGGGGCCCGACTACGGCGCCGGCACCGAGGCGGGCGTCTTGCTCGCCGCGGAACCTCTCGATGTGTTCCTCACCGGAGCAGCCGTCCTAAGGGGACCCCCGGATTTGGAGCCCGGCCTCTTTGAGCCGCCACCCGCGATGGGGGGGAGCCTACTGTACCCCGAGCCCTGGAGCGCCCCGGGCGGCCTCACGACCAAGAAGTCACCCCTGGCTGCCCCCCGTGGTGGCTTGACCTTGAACGAGCCCTTGCGCCCCCTGTACCCAGCCGCCGCGGACTCTCCAGGCGGGGACGACGGGCCCGGCCTTTTGGCCTCTTTCACCCCCTTCTTCTCAGACTGCGCTCTGCcaccgccgcccccgcccccgcaggTGTCCTACGACTACAGCGCGGGCTACAGCCGCACGGCGTACGCCAGCCTTTGGAGACCGGACGGGATTTGGGAAGGGGCGCTCGGAGAGGAGGGGGCGCACCGGGACTGA